One part of the Candidatus Caldatribacterium sp. genome encodes these proteins:
- a CDS encoding bifunctional oligoribonuclease/PAP phosphatase NrnA: MKDGKSKVCKIFQEASRFVVTSHQNIDGDGLGSALALFFLLQKMGKEAKVVYDGRVPYFYLFLPGAESILSFEAFVSLGEPFDALVVVDCSNPGRLGRVEELFPKASFVVNVDHHPDNAMFGHANFVVPSSPASALLVYELVQKVRVPLDSDIATNILTGIVTDTGGFQFAELNRGMFTVVGELVASGASLSTIMRYVFRYRRVEALKLLSRALEHLVFDSSCGCATTYLTQRDFEECGAREEDAEGIVDYGLYIPEAEVSIFFKEIAPGVYKVSLRSRGDFDVLSVAHHFGGGGHRKAAGFKMSGS; the protein is encoded by the coding sequence ATGAAGGATGGCAAAAGCAAAGTCTGCAAGATTTTCCAGGAAGCCTCACGCTTTGTGGTAACATCCCACCAGAATATCGACGGGGATGGCCTGGGGTCAGCTCTGGCCCTCTTTTTTCTCCTCCAGAAAATGGGGAAAGAGGCAAAGGTCGTGTACGATGGCAGGGTTCCCTACTTTTACCTTTTCCTCCCTGGGGCGGAAAGCATCCTCTCCTTTGAGGCTTTCGTTTCTCTTGGGGAGCCCTTCGATGCCCTTGTGGTTGTGGACTGCTCTAACCCAGGGCGGCTGGGGAGGGTAGAGGAGCTCTTTCCAAAGGCCTCCTTTGTGGTGAATGTGGACCACCATCCGGATAATGCTATGTTCGGACACGCAAATTTCGTCGTTCCTTCCTCCCCGGCATCGGCGCTTCTTGTGTACGAACTCGTCCAAAAGGTGCGCGTTCCCCTTGACTCTGACATAGCCACCAATATCCTTACCGGTATTGTCACTGATACTGGGGGTTTCCAGTTCGCAGAGCTCAACCGGGGGATGTTTACGGTTGTGGGTGAGCTTGTGGCCTCGGGGGCTTCTCTGAGTACCATTATGCGTTACGTGTTTCGGTACCGCAGGGTGGAGGCTCTGAAACTTTTGAGTCGGGCTCTGGAGCATCTCGTCTTTGATTCTTCTTGTGGATGTGCAACCACCTATCTCACTCAGAGGGATTTCGAGGAGTGTGGGGCTCGGGAGGAAGATGCGGAGGGCATAGTGGACTATGGTCTTTACATTCCTGAAGCCGAGGTATCGATATTTTTCAAAGAAATAGCCCCAGGGGTTTACAAGGTGAGCCTTCGTTCTCGGGGAGATTTTGACGTTCTCTCGGTGGCCCATCATTTTGGCGGTGGAGGACACAGGAAAGCAGCAGGATTCAAAATGAGCGGTTCTTT
- the rbfA gene encoding 30S ribosome-binding factor RbfA: MKEQRPLRVAELIRREVSRILLSEMADPRLRGFTITKVEMSPDLKQAKIFVGFLEHTGEEEKYEALKKATKFIRGLLASRIRIKFMPEIVFVMDPTLEKAFNVVELLNRLERENR; this comes from the coding sequence ATGAAAGAACAGAGACCCCTTCGAGTTGCAGAACTCATACGGAGAGAGGTGTCACGAATTCTTCTCTCCGAGATGGCCGATCCCCGGCTACGGGGTTTCACCATCACGAAGGTCGAGATGTCTCCGGATCTCAAGCAGGCGAAAATCTTTGTGGGATTTCTGGAACACACAGGGGAGGAAGAAAAATACGAAGCCCTGAAGAAGGCCACCAAGTTCATCCGGGGCCTCCTTGCCTCCCGCATTCGTATCAAGTTCATGCCCGAAATTGTCTTTGTCATGGATCCGACTCTTGAAAAAGCCTTTAACGTTGTGGAACTCCTGAATCGTCTGGAACGAGAGAACCGATGA
- a CDS encoding DUF503 domain-containing protein, which yields MRVGVCRVELFINGSFSLKDRRRVVDSVKQRLRNRFNVSVVELSEDSQWQRGSLGISCVARDEKSLTSLLHQVLEFIENDDRVEVTDWLFEIY from the coding sequence ATGAGGGTCGGTGTGTGCCGAGTTGAGCTTTTCATTAACGGGAGTTTCTCTCTGAAAGACCGGAGGCGGGTTGTTGATTCGGTGAAGCAGCGTCTCCGGAACCGTTTCAATGTGTCGGTGGTTGAGCTCTCTGAGGATTCCCAGTGGCAGAGGGGGAGTTTAGGGATTTCCTGTGTCGCCCGAGACGAGAAGTCCCTTACTTCCCTCCTCCACCAGGTTCTCGAATTCATAGAGAACGACGACCGGGTGGAGGTTACCGACTGGCTCTTCGAAATATACTGA
- the infB gene encoding translation initiation factor IF-2: MTKVRVYKVAERLGMPTHEVMDMLRELGADVKNHMSSIDEDLIELLEEELEYRKRREEEIRKKRERTIVLENLPTLRELARLLGEEETEVLLRLADLNVIPHSKKPLPPLVVERLLRERGFEVEWKGNLREEILKALEVEKLPRPPVVTILGHVDHGKTTLLDAIRRSRVAESEFGGITQKIGAYQVDVGGRKITFIDTPGHEAFTTMRARGAQVTDIAVLVVAADDGVMPQTIEAIQHAKAADVPIVVAINKIDKPGANPDRVKQQLSEHGLIPEEWGGDTICVPISALQRKGIQDLLDMLLLQADLLELRARYSGPAIGVIIESRLDRGKGPVATVIVQEGTLRVGDFFVAGTTWGRVRSLFDDLGKPLKEATPATPVEVAGFSELPPAGTKLVVVEEEKVATVVAERRKERERERALREAGNRVVSLEELLAPEEGKVKELHLVLKADYQGSLEALERAISQLGNENVRINVVFRGVGNISEADVMLASASSGVVIGFNVKLPNDVAKVAKQEGVEVRLYRIIYDVVEDMKRAIQGLLEPKKVEEVIGRAEVRALFKIPRVGIVAGCYVLEGKIDRSAFVRVLRKDEVLADAVRIASLKRFKDDVKEVAQGYECGIALEGFESFAEGDILEAYVVKEKR; the protein is encoded by the coding sequence ATGACCAAGGTCAGGGTATATAAAGTTGCCGAACGGTTGGGGATGCCGACTCACGAGGTTATGGACATGCTCCGAGAACTCGGAGCAGACGTCAAGAACCATATGAGCAGTATCGATGAGGATTTGATTGAACTCCTTGAAGAGGAGCTTGAGTATCGCAAGAGGAGAGAAGAAGAGATACGGAAGAAACGAGAGCGAACAATCGTCCTTGAAAATCTTCCCACTCTCCGGGAACTTGCCCGACTCCTCGGTGAAGAGGAAACTGAAGTCCTGCTCCGTCTTGCAGATCTCAACGTCATTCCCCACAGCAAGAAACCTCTTCCCCCTCTTGTGGTGGAGCGCCTGCTCCGGGAAAGAGGCTTTGAGGTGGAGTGGAAAGGAAACCTCCGGGAGGAAATCCTCAAGGCTTTGGAGGTCGAAAAGCTTCCTCGTCCTCCGGTGGTGACAATTCTTGGGCATGTGGACCACGGGAAAACGACTCTTCTTGATGCCATCCGCCGTTCCCGGGTAGCGGAATCGGAGTTCGGTGGCATTACCCAGAAAATCGGAGCATACCAGGTCGATGTTGGGGGACGAAAGATTACCTTTATCGATACCCCAGGGCATGAGGCTTTCACCACCATGCGGGCTCGGGGAGCTCAGGTTACGGATATTGCAGTACTCGTTGTGGCGGCTGATGATGGCGTCATGCCCCAGACGATTGAAGCCATTCAACATGCTAAGGCGGCGGATGTACCTATTGTGGTGGCCATCAACAAAATCGACAAGCCGGGAGCGAACCCCGATCGGGTCAAGCAGCAGCTTTCTGAGCACGGTCTTATTCCGGAAGAGTGGGGAGGGGATACCATATGTGTGCCCATTTCCGCTTTGCAGCGGAAAGGCATCCAGGACCTCCTCGACATGCTCCTTCTCCAGGCAGACCTCTTGGAGCTCCGGGCTCGGTACAGTGGTCCAGCCATCGGGGTGATTATTGAGTCCCGTCTTGACCGGGGCAAAGGACCGGTGGCAACGGTTATCGTCCAGGAAGGTACGCTTCGGGTTGGGGATTTCTTTGTGGCGGGTACGACCTGGGGGAGAGTGCGATCGCTTTTTGATGACCTTGGGAAACCCCTCAAAGAGGCAACTCCCGCAACTCCCGTTGAGGTTGCCGGCTTTTCCGAGCTTCCTCCTGCGGGAACGAAGCTCGTGGTGGTTGAAGAGGAGAAAGTTGCTACCGTTGTTGCCGAGCGTCGCAAAGAGAGGGAACGAGAGCGGGCCCTGCGAGAAGCGGGGAACCGCGTGGTTTCTCTCGAGGAGCTCCTTGCCCCAGAAGAGGGGAAAGTTAAGGAACTCCATCTCGTTTTGAAAGCTGACTACCAGGGTTCCCTTGAGGCTTTGGAGCGGGCAATATCGCAGCTCGGGAATGAAAATGTGAGAATAAACGTTGTCTTCCGGGGGGTTGGCAACATCAGCGAGGCCGATGTCATGCTGGCTTCGGCCTCCTCAGGTGTGGTCATTGGTTTCAATGTGAAACTCCCAAATGATGTGGCGAAGGTAGCAAAGCAGGAAGGGGTCGAGGTTCGTCTCTACCGCATCATTTACGATGTGGTTGAGGACATGAAGCGGGCTATTCAGGGCCTTCTTGAGCCGAAAAAGGTCGAGGAGGTCATTGGGAGAGCCGAGGTGCGAGCCCTCTTCAAGATTCCGCGGGTTGGAATTGTAGCCGGATGCTATGTGCTCGAGGGAAAGATAGACCGGAGCGCTTTTGTTCGAGTACTCCGGAAAGACGAAGTGCTCGCCGATGCAGTTCGTATTGCCTCTCTCAAGCGTTTCAAAGATGACGTAAAAGAGGTAGCCCAGGGGTATGAGTGCGGTATCGCCCTTGAGGGTTTTGAGAGTTTTGCCGAAGGCGATATTCTTGAGGCCTACGTCGTGAAAGAGAAACGATGA
- a CDS encoding YlxR family protein, producing MCLSCRERKEKKALVRLVRTPQGTIEVDPTGKKAGRGAYVCPSRECVERLDRKSLSFAFRIEVNEKDVSLLKEALFVLLGEDKGGSG from the coding sequence ATGTGCTTGAGTTGCAGGGAGAGAAAAGAGAAAAAGGCCCTGGTGCGTCTTGTTCGGACTCCCCAGGGAACTATCGAGGTTGACCCAACGGGAAAGAAGGCAGGAAGAGGGGCGTATGTGTGTCCATCTCGGGAATGCGTGGAACGTCTTGACCGGAAGAGCCTCTCTTTTGCCTTTCGAATAGAGGTGAACGAGAAAGACGTATCACTTCTTAAGGAGGCACTTTTTGTGCTTTTGGGGGAGGATAAAGGAGGTTCAGGATGA
- the nusA gene encoding transcription termination/antitermination protein NusA yields MGRDILAVIEQIEKTKGIPRDTLKEAIEAALLSAFRKNFKSSHKGVSVVLDPQSGDIKVFARKMVVEKLRDSTTEILKEDAERLGFRANVGEWIEIEVTPKDFGRIAAQTAKQVIVQRLREAERNRIYEEFSEKEGEVITGIVVRREGRNVIVDLGKTEGVLPPDEQVSTEEYRPGSRMKFFIVEVKKTPKGPKIILSRTHPGLVRRLLELEVPEVHEGWVDIKAITREPGVRTKVAVESRNEKIDPVGACIGNRGTRVKNITDELRGEKVDIIRWSNDPEVLIKEALSPAQVLEVKLDEETKTAQVVVPDDQLSLAIGRDGQNVRLAARLSGWRIDIKGSGKKEESS; encoded by the coding sequence ATGGGCAGGGACATCCTGGCGGTTATAGAGCAAATCGAAAAGACCAAGGGTATCCCCAGGGATACCTTGAAGGAGGCTATTGAGGCGGCTCTGCTTTCCGCTTTCCGAAAGAATTTCAAGAGCTCCCACAAAGGAGTGTCGGTTGTTCTCGACCCTCAGTCTGGGGATATCAAGGTCTTTGCACGGAAGATGGTGGTGGAGAAGCTCCGGGACTCCACCACCGAGATTCTCAAGGAGGATGCGGAGCGCCTGGGTTTTCGGGCAAATGTTGGAGAGTGGATTGAAATTGAGGTAACGCCAAAGGATTTCGGACGCATTGCAGCCCAAACGGCAAAACAGGTTATAGTTCAGAGGCTGCGTGAGGCGGAGCGGAACAGGATATACGAGGAGTTTTCCGAGAAAGAGGGAGAGGTCATAACCGGCATTGTGGTCCGTCGGGAGGGCCGTAACGTCATTGTGGATCTCGGGAAGACAGAAGGTGTTTTGCCTCCTGATGAGCAGGTGAGTACTGAGGAGTACCGTCCTGGAAGCCGGATGAAATTTTTCATCGTCGAGGTTAAGAAAACCCCCAAGGGTCCAAAGATTATCCTTTCCCGAACCCATCCGGGTCTTGTGCGCCGGCTCCTTGAGCTTGAGGTTCCGGAAGTTCATGAGGGGTGGGTGGATATAAAGGCTATTACGCGGGAACCAGGGGTGCGGACAAAAGTTGCAGTGGAGAGTCGGAATGAGAAAATCGACCCTGTGGGAGCCTGCATTGGAAACCGTGGGACACGGGTGAAGAATATTACCGATGAGCTCCGGGGCGAAAAAGTAGATATCATCCGCTGGAGTAATGACCCGGAAGTTCTCATTAAAGAGGCCCTGAGTCCCGCTCAGGTTCTTGAGGTAAAACTTGATGAGGAAACAAAGACGGCTCAGGTTGTTGTTCCTGATGACCAGCTTTCTCTAGCCATTGGTAGGGATGGCCAGAATGTGCGCCTGGCAGCCCGACTCAGCGGCTGGAGGATTGACATAAAAGGAAGCGGGAAGAAAGAGGAGAGCTCGTGA
- the whiA gene encoding DNA-binding protein WhiA, producing MDFRALLWNELSGVFPPEREKREAEFFGLLRSGVIRKREKNLFLCLSHSSPAFLKKCLVLKKEFLPSASYELFLSEERGIRSGLFYHLGIDVSEDLLVALGFYEASSLSGYLEGEVAPDFIRGFFGLRGYVADPLRSYQLEIHFPSESLALLVQETLRRNGILFRRRRVKNEWHLYTKSVVTLGSFLGYLGAHRSFLELERIRTEREAVDHLTRWVNYTTSNLERTVQSSLRQREKIRNLPLELLPPKLREIAIVRLRYPYASLRELGMYCSPPLSKGEVYRRLKALEQEAEKLWQDSQDS from the coding sequence GTGGACTTTAGGGCACTCCTCTGGAATGAGCTTTCTGGGGTCTTTCCTCCTGAGCGGGAAAAGCGCGAGGCCGAGTTTTTTGGCCTCTTGCGGAGTGGTGTTATCCGAAAGCGAGAAAAGAACCTCTTTCTCTGCCTCTCCCATTCCTCTCCTGCATTTCTCAAGAAATGCCTGGTCCTCAAAAAGGAATTCCTGCCCTCCGCGAGTTACGAACTCTTTCTCTCAGAAGAGCGGGGAATTCGGTCAGGTCTCTTCTACCATCTTGGGATTGATGTGTCGGAAGACCTCCTTGTGGCTTTGGGATTCTACGAGGCGTCCTCCCTTTCAGGGTACCTCGAGGGAGAGGTTGCTCCAGATTTCATCCGGGGTTTCTTTGGGCTTCGGGGGTACGTTGCTGACCCTTTGCGGAGTTACCAGCTTGAAATCCATTTCCCTTCGGAGAGCCTGGCTCTTCTTGTTCAGGAAACCCTCCGCAGGAACGGAATCCTCTTTCGCCGTCGCCGGGTAAAGAACGAATGGCATCTGTACACGAAGAGCGTGGTTACCCTGGGCTCCTTTCTGGGATATCTTGGGGCACACCGGAGTTTTCTCGAACTTGAGCGTATACGGACCGAAAGGGAAGCGGTGGACCACCTGACGCGCTGGGTGAACTACACAACATCGAATCTTGAGAGGACGGTGCAATCTTCCCTCCGCCAGCGAGAAAAAATTCGCAATCTCCCTCTTGAGCTTTTGCCTCCGAAGCTCCGTGAGATTGCCATCGTGCGTCTTCGCTATCCTTACGCATCTCTTCGGGAGCTTGGTATGTACTGCTCTCCTCCCTTGTCAAAGGGTGAGGTGTACCGCCGCCTGAAAGCGCTGGAGCAAGAAGCGGAAAAACTCTGGCAGGATTCGCAGGACTCGTAA
- the uvrC gene encoding excinuclease ABC subunit UvrC, protein MRSKDIDCLPQECGVYVFRDGEGRVLYVGKAVNILKRVKSHFQRTSSPLKGGMLEAIATVQYFVTGNEHEALLLEEDLIKRFRPPYNLRLRDDKSYPYILFGTEGRFPFVRVARRKTGGEGVYFGPFTDSKKTREGLKLLRSLFLLRGCTLPESSFPLKRPCIDFELGLCSAPCVGRVSVEAYQENLKKAMDFLDGRYEEVAQWIEEEMWKAAEALDFEKAIYYREKLEAVQKIATRYRLVLSEPEDVDFIGVAHDAQTALFVVLRVRQGRLIGSESFVAPLGEWKDRGPLLMEFLEQVYLRSFHFPPRVCISLENEVPLEELNRFFPFLLSFPRTVEEEDMLLLAEENARRNLEAEILKRKKRERALFETLKGLQEFLGLSSFPRLVEGVDISTFQGDEAVGVVVSFLDGNPYPKRYRKFIVRSEGHPDDYGMMREVLLRYLRGLQSRGTDLPDVLLLDGGKGQLNVALGVFQELGISCGVLALAKELEEIYLPEREAPVLLPSHSEVLQFLQRVRNEAHRFAVTFHRVRRNKKSFGSLLEEVKGIGPKRKEQILAAFEDLASLCAADPEEVGKRLRIPKEVISELQKKLREVYQRGL, encoded by the coding sequence TTGAGGTCAAAAGACATCGACTGCCTGCCGCAGGAATGCGGGGTTTACGTTTTCAGGGATGGAGAGGGACGTGTCCTCTACGTTGGGAAAGCCGTGAACATCTTAAAAAGAGTGAAGTCCCATTTCCAGCGGACGTCCTCTCCTCTCAAGGGAGGCATGCTCGAGGCGATTGCGACGGTGCAGTACTTCGTTACGGGGAACGAACACGAGGCACTCCTTCTTGAAGAGGACCTCATCAAGCGTTTTCGCCCTCCATATAACCTCCGCCTGCGGGACGACAAGAGTTACCCCTACATTCTCTTCGGGACAGAGGGGAGATTTCCCTTCGTTCGAGTGGCCCGGAGAAAAACCGGGGGCGAGGGAGTGTACTTTGGACCCTTCACCGATTCGAAGAAAACGAGGGAAGGTCTGAAACTCCTTCGATCCCTTTTTCTTCTGCGGGGATGCACACTTCCAGAGAGTTCCTTTCCCCTGAAGCGGCCATGCATTGATTTTGAGCTTGGGCTCTGCAGTGCTCCCTGTGTTGGGCGAGTATCGGTGGAAGCTTATCAAGAGAACCTCAAGAAAGCCATGGACTTCCTGGACGGCCGGTACGAAGAAGTTGCTCAGTGGATCGAGGAGGAGATGTGGAAAGCAGCTGAAGCTCTCGACTTTGAGAAGGCCATCTACTACCGGGAGAAGCTTGAGGCGGTGCAGAAAATTGCCACCCGGTACCGTCTTGTTCTGTCAGAACCTGAGGACGTTGACTTCATAGGTGTGGCCCATGATGCGCAGACCGCACTTTTTGTGGTGCTTCGGGTTCGCCAGGGGAGGTTAATCGGAAGCGAGAGTTTTGTGGCTCCTCTTGGGGAATGGAAGGACAGGGGACCACTCCTTATGGAGTTCTTAGAGCAGGTGTACCTCCGTTCCTTCCACTTTCCTCCCCGAGTGTGCATTTCCCTGGAAAATGAGGTACCTCTTGAGGAACTCAACCGCTTCTTTCCTTTCCTTCTCTCCTTTCCCCGTACTGTGGAAGAGGAGGATATGCTCCTTCTTGCTGAGGAGAACGCGAGGCGAAATCTCGAAGCGGAGATTCTCAAAAGAAAAAAGCGCGAACGAGCTCTCTTTGAGACACTCAAAGGGCTTCAGGAATTCCTTGGACTTTCTTCTTTCCCCCGCCTTGTGGAAGGTGTTGATATTTCCACCTTTCAGGGCGATGAGGCGGTTGGAGTAGTGGTTTCCTTTCTCGACGGAAACCCGTACCCTAAAAGGTACCGGAAGTTCATTGTTCGAAGCGAAGGTCATCCTGACGACTATGGAATGATGCGAGAGGTTCTCCTTCGGTACCTCAGGGGCTTGCAATCCCGTGGAACAGATCTTCCCGACGTTCTCCTTCTCGATGGGGGAAAAGGGCAGCTCAACGTGGCTCTTGGGGTTTTTCAGGAACTCGGCATCTCCTGTGGTGTACTTGCTCTGGCGAAAGAACTTGAGGAGATATACCTTCCCGAGAGAGAAGCTCCCGTCCTTCTTCCTTCCCACTCTGAGGTTCTCCAGTTCCTTCAGCGGGTGCGCAACGAAGCACACCGCTTTGCAGTGACCTTTCACCGTGTGCGGCGGAACAAGAAATCCTTTGGTTCCCTTCTTGAGGAGGTGAAGGGGATTGGGCCAAAGCGCAAAGAACAGATTCTTGCAGCTTTCGAGGATCTCGCAAGTTTGTGTGCGGCGGACCCCGAAGAGGTGGGGAAACGTTTGAGGATACCGAAAGAGGTCATTTCTGAGCTTCAGAAGAAACTCCGAGAGGTTTACCAGCGTGGACTTTAG
- the uvrA gene encoding excinuclease ABC subunit UvrA, with protein MKDGVIVIRGAREHNLKNIDLEIPRNRFVVITGLSGSGKSSLAFDTIYAEGQRRYLESLSSYARQFLERMEKPDVDSIEGLSPAIAINQKVSSHNPRSTVGTVTEIYDYMRVLFARCGKVFCPQCGKPIARQTVQQITDEILALPQGSRVFIMAPLVRGRKGEYKKLLADLFKNGFARVRINGEIVDLEDWESVELDRNKKHDIDLIVDRIIIEDDIDRRVSDSVEIALRYGKGVLKVGVWEDGEIKERLFSERFACVDCGVNFPEITPRMFSFNNPYGACPRCSGLGFLTFVDPDLVVPDYSKSIDEGAIVPWDNLDPENYWGGRIRRILASRGIPMHRPFRELTEEERRFVLYGGEGFEGIIPILERKLENAQDWWEQEEIAPFLSMRVCPECGGDRLRKESLSVKIQGFSIGDLSRFTVGELLEFFENLRFSGNEAVIAEPILREIRSRLGFLKEVGLEYLTLARSAATLSGGEAQRIRLATQIGSGLVGVLYVLDEPTIGLHPRDNQKLIAILKKLRDLGNTVIVVEHDAETIRSADFIVDIGPGAGDQGGRVVAVGSPQEIMEHPESLTGMYLSGRKRIPLPAKRKPPQDAWLIVRGARANNLKNITVRIPLGLLVGITGVSGSGKSTLLYDILYRGLSRILHGSRESVGDHDAIEGVEHIDKVIVIDQSSIGRTPRSNPATYTGVFTDIRALFASLPESKARGYKPGRFSFNLKGGRCEACQGNGVIKIEMHFLPDVFVTCEQCQGKRYGRETLDIKYKGKSIADVLDMSVDEAAAFFGNIPAIRRKLEMLQRVGLGYIKLGQPATTLSGGEAQRIKLARELGKVATGRTLYLLDEPTTGLHFADVEKLLSVLLELRDRGNTVLVIEHNLDVIKSCDYLIDLGPEGGDKGGYIVAQGTPEEVAQVPSSYTGQFLREVLAAERKGELCPV; from the coding sequence ATGAAGGACGGCGTGATCGTCATTCGGGGGGCGCGGGAGCATAACCTGAAGAACATCGACCTTGAGATTCCCCGAAACCGATTTGTGGTCATTACCGGTCTCAGCGGGTCGGGGAAGTCTTCTCTTGCCTTTGACACGATTTATGCGGAGGGACAGAGAAGGTACCTTGAGTCCCTCTCGTCCTATGCCAGGCAGTTCCTCGAGCGGATGGAAAAACCCGATGTGGACTCTATTGAGGGGCTTTCTCCGGCCATTGCAATCAACCAGAAGGTTTCCTCCCACAATCCCCGCTCAACAGTTGGAACAGTTACCGAGATTTACGATTACATGCGGGTCCTTTTTGCTCGCTGTGGGAAGGTTTTCTGCCCTCAGTGTGGGAAGCCCATCGCCCGGCAAACCGTGCAGCAGATCACCGATGAAATCCTTGCCCTTCCCCAGGGTTCCAGGGTCTTCATTATGGCCCCTCTTGTTCGAGGGCGGAAAGGGGAGTACAAGAAGCTCCTTGCCGATCTTTTCAAGAATGGTTTTGCCCGGGTACGCATTAACGGAGAGATTGTGGACCTTGAGGATTGGGAGAGCGTTGAGCTCGACCGAAATAAAAAACATGATATCGACCTTATCGTTGACCGGATCATCATCGAGGATGATATCGACCGTCGGGTGAGTGACTCGGTTGAGATTGCGCTTCGCTACGGAAAAGGGGTACTCAAGGTTGGAGTATGGGAGGACGGGGAAATCAAGGAGCGTCTTTTCAGCGAGCGTTTTGCCTGTGTGGACTGTGGGGTGAATTTTCCCGAAATCACTCCCCGGATGTTTTCCTTCAACAATCCCTACGGAGCGTGTCCTCGTTGCAGTGGCCTTGGTTTCCTCACCTTTGTTGACCCAGACCTTGTCGTTCCTGACTATTCGAAGTCCATAGATGAGGGGGCCATTGTGCCCTGGGATAACCTCGATCCCGAGAACTACTGGGGAGGAAGAATTCGCCGAATTCTTGCATCAAGAGGCATTCCTATGCATCGGCCCTTTCGAGAACTCACCGAAGAGGAGCGGCGCTTTGTTCTCTACGGTGGCGAGGGTTTTGAGGGCATCATTCCCATTCTTGAGCGGAAACTCGAGAATGCCCAAGATTGGTGGGAGCAGGAGGAGATTGCTCCGTTCCTTTCGATGAGGGTTTGTCCGGAGTGCGGAGGGGACCGTCTCCGCAAGGAGAGTCTCTCGGTGAAGATTCAGGGGTTCTCCATTGGGGACCTCTCCCGGTTTACGGTTGGGGAACTCCTTGAGTTCTTTGAGAACCTCCGCTTCTCCGGGAATGAGGCGGTCATTGCCGAGCCGATCTTGCGGGAGATTCGGTCGCGTCTTGGCTTCCTCAAAGAGGTTGGGCTTGAGTACCTGACGCTTGCCCGGTCTGCGGCAACGCTCTCGGGAGGCGAGGCCCAGAGGATACGCCTTGCGACCCAGATTGGCTCCGGTCTGGTGGGGGTTCTCTACGTCCTTGATGAGCCCACAATCGGTCTTCATCCTCGAGACAACCAGAAGCTCATCGCCATCTTGAAAAAGCTCCGGGATCTTGGGAATACGGTCATCGTGGTGGAGCACGATGCGGAGACGATTCGGAGTGCCGATTTCATCGTCGACATTGGTCCTGGGGCGGGAGACCAGGGAGGAAGGGTTGTAGCGGTGGGGTCGCCCCAGGAAATTATGGAGCATCCCGAGAGCCTCACCGGGATGTACCTGAGTGGGAGAAAGCGCATCCCTCTCCCGGCAAAGCGAAAACCCCCGCAGGATGCCTGGCTCATCGTGCGAGGAGCGCGGGCGAACAACCTGAAGAACATCACCGTTCGGATACCTCTCGGGCTTCTTGTGGGGATTACTGGGGTCTCGGGGTCGGGAAAGAGCACGCTCCTTTACGATATCCTCTACCGGGGACTTTCCCGAATACTCCATGGCTCAAGGGAGAGCGTCGGAGACCACGACGCCATAGAAGGGGTAGAGCACATCGACAAGGTTATCGTCATCGATCAGTCCTCCATCGGAAGGACCCCTCGCTCGAATCCTGCAACCTACACGGGGGTTTTTACCGACATTCGGGCACTTTTTGCCTCTCTTCCCGAGTCGAAGGCACGGGGGTACAAACCCGGCAGATTCAGTTTCAACCTCAAGGGTGGACGGTGCGAGGCTTGCCAGGGGAACGGGGTCATAAAAATTGAAATGCACTTCCTTCCCGATGTTTTCGTGACCTGCGAGCAGTGCCAGGGGAAACGGTACGGCCGGGAGACACTCGATATCAAGTACAAGGGGAAAAGCATTGCCGATGTGCTGGATATGAGTGTTGATGAAGCTGCGGCGTTTTTCGGAAACATTCCCGCCATCCGGCGAAAGCTCGAGATGCTCCAGCGAGTAGGTCTTGGGTACATTAAGCTCGGACAACCGGCAACGACGCTTTCTGGAGGAGAGGCGCAGCGGATCAAACTTGCACGGGAACTGGGAAAAGTGGCTACTGGGAGGACCCTGTACCTCCTTGATGAGCCGACCACGGGACTTCACTTTGCCGATGTGGAAAAGCTCCTTTCCGTTCTCCTTGAGCTTCGGGATAGAGGCAATACGGTGCTCGTTATCGAGCACAACCTTGATGTCATCAAATCCTGCGACTACCTCATCGACCTGGGTCCAGAAGGGGGCGACAAGGGCGGCTACATTGTGGCCCAGGGGACTCCTGAAGAGGTTGCTCAGGTGCCGTCCTCGTACACGGGACAGTTCCTCAGGGAGGTGCTTGCCGCTGAGCGAAAAGGTGAGCTATGCCCCGTTTGA